Within the Chryseobacterium geocarposphaerae genome, the region CAAACCATTTCTGGCATTTCTTCCAATCAAACTGCTCCTGTTGAAAGGAAGATTTCACGTAATAATAGAGTGCCGGACCTGTAAAAAATAAAGCAGAGAGTCCCAAATGCGGAATAATTCTCGGCAGATCCGGATAAAAGTAAATGCATACAGCAATTCCTACTCTGGTGCTCAGCATCAGCAAGAGAAGTCCAAGAAAAAAATCCGGGAGATATTTCAGTTTCTTAACAAACAGCAGATAAATGCCCAGCAGCAATCCGTTGAATGCTCCTACTGCGCTGAAGAAAAATAACATCTGTTGTCCGAAAGTCATAATAATTTATTTTTTATGGTGAGTCAAATGATTCCACAGTTCTTTATCATACCTGTTATTCAATCATTCGGCTTTGATCATACCAATAATTTCATAAAAGTAAAATTAATAAATTATTGAATTCAATTTCAGTAACATATATATTTTTCTAAGAAATATTTGCAGATCATTAAATAAAAAAATCCCAAAGCAAGCTTTGGGATTTTTATGATATAAACAATAATTATCTGTTTGCAATATCGATGTAGTTTCTTTGTTGAGCGCCTTGGTAAACCTGTCTTGGTCTTCCGATCGGGTCTCCTTTCAATCTCATTTCTTTCCACTGAGAAATCCATCCCGGAAGTCTTCCTAATGCAAACATTACAGTAAACATTTCTGTAGGAATTCCTAATGCTCTGTAAATAATTCCAGAATAGAAATCTACGTTTGGATATAGCTTTCTTTCTACAAAGTACTCATCTTCCAGCGCTACTTTTTCTAACTGCATCGCAATATCAAGAGCTTTATCCTGGATTCCTAATGCATTAAGGATATCATCAGCAGCTTTCTTGATAATTTTTGCTCTTGGGTCGAAGTTCTTGTATACTCTGTGTCCGAATCCCATCAAACGGAAGCTGTCATTTTTATCTTTAGCCTTCGCTACCCACTTGTTAACATCTCCGCCATCTTTTTCGATCAATTCAAGCATTTCGATAACCGCTTGGTTTGCTCCACCGTGAAGTGGTCCCCAAAGTGCAGAAACCCCTGCAGAAATAGAAGCGAAAAGACCTGTATGAGCAGAGCCTACCATTCTTACCGTAGATGTAGAACAGTTTTGTTCGTGATCTGCGTGAAGGATCAATAATTTATCTAAAGCTCCCACTACTACCGGATCGATTTCGAATTCCTGGTTTGGCATTCTGAATGCCATTTTGTAGAAGTTTTCTACGTAGTTTAAGCTGTTATCTCCGTGGTTAATTGGAAGGCCTAAAGTTTTTCTGTAAGTCCAAGCACAAAGGTGAGAGAATTTAGCAATCATTAATTCCGCAGCATGATCCATTTCTTCTTTTGAATTCACATTCACAGCTTTAGGATTGAAAGCCGTCAAAGCAGACGTTAAAGAAGATAAAACTCCCATAGGGTGAGCAGAACGAGGGAAAGCATCGATGATTTTTTTCATCTCCTCTGCTACGAAGTTATATTTTTTGATATTGTTTTCGAATGCGCTGAATTGGTTCTGAGTTGGTAATTCACCATGTAATAACAAATACATTACTTCCGTGAAGTTTGACTTCTCAGCAACCTGCTCAATAGGATATCCTCTGTAGAACAATTCACCTTTATCTCCGTCAAGGTAAGTGATATCACTAATTGTTGCTCCTGTATTTTTGTACCCTAAGTCTAAAGTGATAAGACCCGTCTGGTCTCTTAATTTTGAAATATCTATTCCTCTGTCTCCGATCGTACTATCTACGATTGGATATTCATATGAATTACCGTCGTAATTCAATATTACTTTGTTGTCTGACATTATTTATTTTTTTTTAAATATACTACTTATTATAAAATACGGCAAACAAAAAATTTCGCTCGCCGTTATTTATAAATTCAATTATCTTTTTACTTTAAATGCTTCTAATCCTGGGAAAATCGCAGTTTCACCTAAAGCTTCTTCGATTCTTAATAGCTGGTTATATTTTGCCATTCTATCTGATCTTGAAGCAGAACCGGTTTTGATTTGTCCGCAGTTCATTGCCACTGCCAGATCAGCAATTGTAGAGTCTTCAGTTTCACCAGATCTGTGAGACATTACTGATGTAAATTTGTTGTGTTGAGCCATCTGGACTGCAGCCATCGTTTCAGAAAGAGAACCGATCTGGTTTACTTTTACAAGGATTGAATTAGCAATCCCTTCTTTTACTCCTCTTGATAATCTCTCTACATTGGTTACGAATAAATCATCACCAACCAACTGTACTCTGTCACCGATTTTATCTGTTAACATTTTCCATCCGTCCCAGTCATTTTCCTGCATACCATCTTCGATAGAAATGATCGGATATTTATTTACCAGTTCTGTCAGATAAGAAACCTGTTCAGTGCTTGAAAACTGAGCTGCATCCGGAGTCTGGAATTTTCTATAATCGTAAACTCCGTCTTTGTAGAATTCGGAAGCCGCACAATCTAAAGCGATCATTACATCATCACCCGGCTTATAGCCTGCTTTTTCAATTGCCTGAAGCAAAGTATCCAAAGCATCTTCAGTTCCTGTAAATGTAGGGGCGAATCCTCCCTCGTCACCTACCGCAGTAGACAAACCTCTTGAATGAAGAATAGATTTAAGATTATGGAAAATTTCAGTTCCTTTTCTCAAAGCATGAGAAAAAGAATCTGCTTTTACCGGCATTACCATAAATTCCTGGAAAGCAATCGGAGCATCTGAATGAGAGCCTCCGTTGATTACATTCATCATCGGAACCGGAAGTGTATTGGCATTTACTCCTCCTACGTATTTGTATAATGGTAATCTTAGTTCTGTTGCAGCAGCTTTTGCAGCAGCCAAAGAAACTCCTAAAATAGCGTTTGCACCCAGATTTCCTTTGTTCTTAGTTCCGTCTAGGTCAATCATGATCTGATCGATAAGATTCTGATCAAAAACAGGAAGACCTACCAATTCAGGAGCAATTACTTCTCTTACATTCTCTACAGCCTTAGAAACACCTTTCCCCATCCATTCTGAACCACCATCACGCAATTCAACTGCTTCATGTTCTCCGGTAGATGCTCCAGAAGGTACCGCGGCACGACCCATCGCACCACTTTCTGTAAATACATCTACTTCAACTGTAGGATTACCTCTTGAATCCAAAATTTGTCTCGCTTCTATGTAAGAAATGTAACTCATTTTTGTTTATTTTATAGTTCAGACAAATTTAATCAATTTTTAACTTTTTAAAGCAATAGAGAGGTAATTTATATGTTTATTCCGAGTTAAATTTTAGTTAATTTTAAGATTGTAATAATTCTTTGTTTTTACTTCTAAAAAAAACTTTTATGAACTTTAAAAAAGATTTTTATGATCAAAACATTTACGTGTTTGGTAATTTTAAAGTTTGAATGAAGGCCATTGGTTTGTTTTTTGTTTTTCTTAAATTTAACAAAATTATCTTCTCACAAAAAGTAAATTAAATATCAATACATTAAAAAATAAATATCATGAAAAAAGGGTTACTCATAGCGATTTCGACTATTACCTTATCAGTAATAAGCTGTAAAAAGAGTGAAAGTGGAAATAAAAATGTACTAAAAGCCGGAGATTCAACTATTTTGGCCGACAATGGAAAAGTTGATTCAACCATTACCTACAATACAGACGTCAACGGAAAGAAAAGTATAAAAACGGATTATGTTTATAAGGCCACTGACGGAACTTTGGTAAAAGTTGTTTTTAATTACAAGGAAAAAACGATGAGTATCCGAAACAACAATAAAACGTTCATTCTGAATCAGGTTGAATCTAAAGGGAATGAAACCACTTATGAAAAAATGGATATGAAGGCCACTGTGAAAAAAGACAGCCTTATTTTGGATCAGGGAAACAATATTATTGAACTTGTAAAAACCAAAATCTAAAAAAATAAAAAACCGTTCAGAAATCTGAACGGTTTTTATTTATATCTGAATGAAATATTATTCTTCAGTCTTTTCCTCTGTAGAATCAGCTTCAGCAGCTTTTTCTTCTACTACAGGAGCTTCAGCAACTACAGCTTCTTTTTTAGCTGTTGTAGATCTTCTGCTTCTTCTTGTAGTCTTTTTCTCTTCAGCATTAGGATTGTAAAGCTCATTGAAGTCTACTAATTCGATAAGAGCAGTATCAGCAGCATCACCTGGTCTGAATCCTGTTTTGATGATTCTTGTATAACCACCGTTTCTCTCAGCGATTTTAGGAGCTACAGTTCTGAACAATTCAGCAACTGCTTCTTTATTTTGAAGATATGAAAAAACAATTCTTCTGTTGTGTGTAGTATCTTCTTTTGCTTTTGTTAATAGAGGTTCAACATATACTCTTAAAGCTTTCGCTTTAGCTACAGTAGTGTTGATTCTTTTATGCTCAATTAGAGAACAAGCCATATTAGAAAGTAAAGCACTTCTGTGAGAAGCTGTTCTTCCTAAGTGATTGAATTTTTTACCGTGTCTCATTATTAATTATTTATCAGCGTCTAACTTATATTTTGCAACGTCGAAACCGAAGTTAAGACCTTTTGAATGCACTAATTCTTCTAGTTCTGTCAAAGATTTTTTACCAAAATTTCTGAATTTCATCAAATCAGACTTACTGTAAGAAACCAATTCTCCAAGAGTTTCTACTTCAGCTGCTTTCAGACAGTTAAGGGCTCTTACGGAAAGATCCATATCTGCTAATTTAGACTTAAGTAGTTGTCTTGTATGAAGAGTTTCCTCGTCATATTGGATAGATGCTTTCACCGCTTCAGTCTCCAAAGTGATTCTCTCATCAGAGAACAACATGAAGTGATAAATTAATATCTTAGAAGCTTCTGTTAAAGCGTTCTGAGGACTAATAGATCCGTCAGTTTCTATATCTAATACAAGTTTTTCGTAGTCTGTTTTTTGCTCTACACGATAATTTTCAATGCTGTATTGTACTTTCTTGATTGGCGTGAAAATAGAGTCGATAGCAATAGTACCTACAGGTGCATTGTTTGACTTATTTTGTTCTGAAGGAACATATCCTCTACCTTTTTCAATATTGAAAGTAATTTCGAAAGTAACATCAGAATTTAGGTTGCAAATAACTAGATCTGGGTTTAGCACCTCAAATCCGCTCATCGCTTTACCTAAATCTCCAGCAGTGATCACCGTTTGCCCCGAAACTTTAGCAACTACCTGCTCGTTAGCTTGGTTTTCTGCCGCAGCTTTTAATCTTACCTGCTTAAGGTTAAGAATAATTTCGGTAACATCTTCGATTACTCCCGGAATAGTTGAAAATTCGTGCTCTACACCTTCTATTTTGATAGATGAAATAGCATATCCTTCGAGAGAAGAAAGCAACACTCTTCTCAAAGCATTACCGATTGTAAGCCCGAAACCTGGTTCTAGAGGTCTGAATTCGAATTGACCTTTAAATTCATCAGAGTTAAGTAAAATTACTTTATCGGGTTTTATGAATTGTAAAATTGCCATATTATTGGGTTGAGCAAAAATTTGATTAAAAAATTATTTAGAGTAAAGTTCGACGATAAGCTGTTCCTTGATGTCTTCCGGAATCTGGATTCTTTCAGGAGCAGATACGAAAGTACCTTCTTTTTTCTCATCGTTGAATTGTAACCACTCATAATTTGCTTTAGAAGCTAATGCATTAGAAACCACTTCAAGAGATTTAGATTTTTCTCTTACAGCGATTACATCACCAGCTTTTAGCAAATAAGAAGGGATGTTAACTAGCTCTCCGTTTACAGTAATGTGTCTGTGAGAAACTAATTGTCTAGCAGCAGATCTGGTTTTAGCAAAACCTAATCTGT harbors:
- the rplQ gene encoding 50S ribosomal protein L17; translated protein: MRHGKKFNHLGRTASHRSALLSNMACSLIEHKRINTTVAKAKALRVYVEPLLTKAKEDTTHNRRIVFSYLQNKEAVAELFRTVAPKIAERNGGYTRIIKTGFRPGDAADTALIELVDFNELYNPNAEEKKTTRRSRRSTTAKKEAVVAEAPVVEEKAAEADSTEEKTEE
- a CDS encoding citrate synthase, encoding MSDNKVILNYDGNSYEYPIVDSTIGDRGIDISKLRDQTGLITLDLGYKNTGATISDITYLDGDKGELFYRGYPIEQVAEKSNFTEVMYLLLHGELPTQNQFSAFENNIKKYNFVAEEMKKIIDAFPRSAHPMGVLSSLTSALTAFNPKAVNVNSKEEMDHAAELMIAKFSHLCAWTYRKTLGLPINHGDNSLNYVENFYKMAFRMPNQEFEIDPVVVGALDKLLILHADHEQNCSTSTVRMVGSAHTGLFASISAGVSALWGPLHGGANQAVIEMLELIEKDGGDVNKWVAKAKDKNDSFRLMGFGHRVYKNFDPRAKIIKKAADDILNALGIQDKALDIAMQLEKVALEDEYFVERKLYPNVDFYSGIIYRALGIPTEMFTVMFALGRLPGWISQWKEMRLKGDPIGRPRQVYQGAQQRNYIDIANR
- the rpsD gene encoding 30S ribosomal protein S4 produces the protein MARYIGPKTKIARKFGAAIYGDDKNFEKRKNQPPGQHGPNKRRGAKKSEYAVQLAEKQKAKYTYGILERQFANLFDKAHRSKGVTGEVLLQLCESRLDNVVYRLGFAKTRSAARQLVSHRHITVNGELVNIPSYLLKAGDVIAVREKSKSLEVVSNALASKANYEWLQFNDEKKEGTFVSAPERIQIPEDIKEQLIVELYSK
- the eno gene encoding phosphopyruvate hydratase, encoding MSYISYIEARQILDSRGNPTVEVDVFTESGAMGRAAVPSGASTGEHEAVELRDGGSEWMGKGVSKAVENVREVIAPELVGLPVFDQNLIDQIMIDLDGTKNKGNLGANAILGVSLAAAKAAATELRLPLYKYVGGVNANTLPVPMMNVINGGSHSDAPIAFQEFMVMPVKADSFSHALRKGTEIFHNLKSILHSRGLSTAVGDEGGFAPTFTGTEDALDTLLQAIEKAGYKPGDDVMIALDCAASEFYKDGVYDYRKFQTPDAAQFSSTEQVSYLTELVNKYPIISIEDGMQENDWDGWKMLTDKIGDRVQLVGDDLFVTNVERLSRGVKEGIANSILVKVNQIGSLSETMAAVQMAQHNKFTSVMSHRSGETEDSTIADLAVAMNCGQIKTGSASRSDRMAKYNQLLRIEEALGETAIFPGLEAFKVKR
- a CDS encoding DNA-directed RNA polymerase subunit alpha, with protein sequence MAILQFIKPDKVILLNSDEFKGQFEFRPLEPGFGLTIGNALRRVLLSSLEGYAISSIKIEGVEHEFSTIPGVIEDVTEIILNLKQVRLKAAAENQANEQVVAKVSGQTVITAGDLGKAMSGFEVLNPDLVICNLNSDVTFEITFNIEKGRGYVPSEQNKSNNAPVGTIAIDSIFTPIKKVQYSIENYRVEQKTDYEKLVLDIETDGSISPQNALTEASKILIYHFMLFSDERITLETEAVKASIQYDEETLHTRQLLKSKLADMDLSVRALNCLKAAEVETLGELVSYSKSDLMKFRNFGKKSLTELEELVHSKGLNFGFDVAKYKLDADK